The Arachis ipaensis cultivar K30076 chromosome B03, Araip1.1, whole genome shotgun sequence region CATCTgagtaacaatagaaataaacatCAACTATTCTACTGAATCGAACATCCATGATAAAATACTTGTAACAGATCACACACAATACACCAAAACTATTTTAAATAACATTCTACAAACAAGAAGAAATAACCATCCCCTATCATACCAAATCAAACATCCAGGTTAAAATAAACATCCGGgtaacaggaaaaataaacaTCCGCTATCCTACTGAATCGAACATCCAGGTTAAAATACGTGTGAATTCATCGTGACTTTCTAAATTACTTTCTGTGTACAGGTAGAAATAACCATCCTCTATGCTTCTGAATCGAACATACTCAGTAACATACTTCAAACTGATCACACACTACAACCATCCTATTTAGAAAAACCATATTgggaacaaaaaaatataaagatcCACTATCTTATTGAATCGAACATCCAGATTAAAATACTTGATACTGAAAACACACAATACACATTAATTATTCTAAATAACTATATGGGTACATGTTTAAATAAACATCCGCTATCATACTGAATCGAACATCCAGTTTAAGATACTTCTAATTTATAAAACACAATACAcccatactatccagaataaccatccgggtACCTGTAAAATAAACATCTGCTATCCTACTGAATCGAACATCCAGGTTAAAATTCTTGTGAGTTCACCATGACTATTCTAAATAGCTGTCTGGGTACAGGTAGAAATAACCATCCGCTATGCTACTGAATCGAACATCCAGgttaaaatacttgaaattgatCACACACAATACACCATGACTATGCTAAATAACTATATGGGTACATGGTTAAACAACCATCCTGTATCATACTGAACCGAACATCCAAATTAAAATTCTTCTTAATCACAGAAAGCCAAACTCACATATACATCTGACCATCAACAACTCGCAGAATGAAATAACCATCAAACATACATACTGAGTTGGACAACTAACAAGAAAAGGAGATGTAATATATACATAATAGATTCTGTATCCAAAACAATCTAGGTATTGTCAAACGAGTTTAACAGTGACATGAATCCACCAACTCCTTGCGGACTAATCTGCCAAGCGGGAGCATCCAAATCTATATTTCTGCAAGATTCCACACGCTTATCCTGAAAGAAACAAACACAAACAAAAACAAGTCATTATCCTATTAATCAACTATGTACTAAAGGTGAAGCTTTAAATTAATTACGATACCTACCGGGGCTGAACTCTTTCGCTTTCTCTGCATGGATTTCTTGATCGACTTTTCTAACTCATATCCGAGCCTTTTACCTTTTGGCCGACCCTTTGTGTTTACCTTCGATGGGCCTTGAATGTACCCTGCAGCCACCACGGAGGAAATCTCTATGCCGATGCTAGTGTGTGCATCAACGACAGCTAGGGGTGAAAAAAAGTCAGACGTCCTGTCAAGGGCCTGTGTTTGGCCTGACctggcctgttataaaataggtaTAGGTTCAGGCTCTTATAAAAGCCTTATTATGTTAATAGACCAGGCCCAGGCTCACTAATTAGCCTTATTGGCCTGTCAGGCTTGCCTGGGCCTGTtaatacataattacatatataaataatttttttattattaacaaaatcatgaaatattttaaatttattatatttaactaTAAAtagttttgtatattttgaatactttaaaatttaaatttttgtataaatattaaatatgacatattacatataaatatgtttattaaaaaataatttttttaaataatatttttatttttgaaaaaaaaaattatcaggccTTTAATAGGCTTCAGGCCAGGCTCAGGCCAATTGACTACATAATAGGCCAGGCCTATTAAGAGCAAAGCCTGGCCTAGTCTGGCCTGTTTCCACCCCTAGCGACAGCCTTAATCCGAACCTTGCCACGGTAATCAACTAGCTTGGCCCTTGCATCGTCCAGAGCAGCATGCAACATGGctgcttcatcatcatcattcacaaATTTCTGAGCAACGTTGTAGAAGTGTGCACACAACCCTCTGGATATAAGTTGTGGCTCTCATCCAAACGTCTCACGTCGTGGCTACTATGAATGTAGGTGTGCTTGCGCTTTATTTTCTTACTCCAACGacgaagaacgtagcatgaaggcaCTTTATTCACTTTGTAAAATGAAAGTACTACAAGACAGTGGCAACACAACACACCTGCACTCTCAAACAAGTTGCACTCACATTGTACCTCATGAGTTAAACGGTTCAAACAGACGTTGCACGTAACATACAGGGTCTTTTCATAGGCTAGAATTTCCTGTTCCACTTTTACCCAGGCCAAGTCGCCCTGTTCATTAATGGCACGAATATTGCAATCAGCCTTCTTGACAAACTCCGTTTGGACATCCCTAAACATGTCATTGGTATACTCTTGTTGAAATTGTCGCTCGATGGCTGAGCTAGTTGCACATGGGATAAATCCTCTCGAGTCTGCAGCATCGTCCTCCAGTTCCTTCTACTCCTTGTTTCCAAGCACATTGTCGAACTCGTGGACGAACTAAACCAAACTAGTCTTGGAATGTAAGTATCCACCAAAGAATGAGTGCATACTCTCACTCCTTTGCGTACTCCTCATAGATGCCTAAAATTGACCATTGAAAAAGATCGGCACCCACATGTGTCGATGATGAAACAAGTCTACACAAAACATACCACCCAACAACAGAAACCCGCATAAGGAACAGATTTTCAGAACAAAATACAAGAGCAGTATAACATCTAAGGAATGACAATACATTATTTAACTTAAAATACAGGAACCTGATAGCCATTTGTTGTGGTGTAGGTCGAACTCGTCAATGAATTCAGCCCAACCATCCTCGAAAGCCTCAACCGATGGAGAGTTCCATATAATGTGCTTCAGGTCGGCCTTCAACTCGTTGAACCTAGCATAACCACCGAGCTTATACGGTATCTTTTGTGTAATATGCCATATGCACCAACGGTGGCGTGTATTGGGTAGGACCTTCCTAATTGCACCAAACATGGACCTGCACTGGTCTGTGATGATGCCATGCGGTGCAATTCCCATGCACTTTAGTCATTGCGTGAACACCCACTCGAAGCTAGGGATCTCCTCAGTGCCTAGAAGAGCACAACCCAACAAAGTAGACTTACCATGGTGGTTTACACCTACGAAAGCGGCGAACGGCAAACCATGCCTAAAGTGAAAACAACCACATTTATTAACATCCAACTAATACAAAATACCACTAATCGTAAAAAATGTCAACGTAATTAATTTTTACCGGTTCGTGCTGTATGTGGTATCAAATGACACCACGTCTCCATAGTACTCATAAGAAGCCCTGCACCGTACATCCACCCAAACTGCACTTTGAAATTTGTAATCGTCGTCCACATTTACTACGTAGAAGAAGTTCGGATTCATCTCCTTCATTCGCATCAAGTAATCCAGCATCTCCTTAACATCGGCGTTGATATTAGTGGATCGGAGTCTTGCTGAGATGTAATTCTTGACATCCTTCTCGAAGAAGCCCAAGTTCGACGGCCCACCAACCTCATTAGCCAATGCTAGAAATGTCTTATCGGGTCGAATTCCTGCCTCATCATTAACCTCAATCATGCATTTCACATGCATGGTTGACTCTCTATTCTCGTGGTAATGCAACACCTTTTTAGTTGAACACGGGTGCGAGTGCCTCAAATCAACCTTCAACAAGACCCAGTCTTTCTTCTCTCTGTCAAACTTTGCATATATCCTTGCTCTGCACCCCACACCTGCAACCGTGTTCTTCCGTGTGGGTGCTTTAACATGAGATCCACGAAAACCCTCCCGGTTATAATGGATAGATTGGTTAATCGGTTCTTTTGTCATCCTATCAAGATTTGTGTTCCGTATCTTACATACGAAACCGACTTTCTTTGCATATGTAGCATAAAATTCCTGAGCCAGTTTCAAATCCTCAAACTGCATCCCAACTATTGGTATTTCATCTTCGGCAAGGCAACTATGATTCGGTAATTGCGAATTAGTTCAAAACAGACATCATTTTATGAACATGAGAATTAATGTTTGATACAAACATACAGTGCACGAAAAAATAACAATATACTAGAGACCAAACCTCATCAACAAGATCTGTGTCATCACTTCCAAACTCAGTAATGTCCATACATTCTATGGCCTATAATCAAACATACACAAACAAACACAAAAAAATCTATCTACCTAGACAACCTAAACCAAATTTTCTTCTATGCTTTGAAAAGCTCCTTAATAACTGTTGtatccttttcctttttcttacatATGTAGCCAGCTAAATTTTTTGCATGGATGGCATGGGAGCATAGGTACGGGGATTCAATACAATCTCATGGCAACCATTAGCCATAATTTTTCAGTAAATACTAAATCTATAATCAACCAATTTCAGTTTCACATATTAAAAAGGTAATATAATATTTTATCGGATCAAGAAAATAAATGgttcatcttcatcttccatAGAAATTGatctataatttattattatttaactaATTATTATATTGATGAACTAGAACACCACCAAAAAATTTTTGGAATCAATACCAACAACGATTAAGAATGTTTGGCTTAAAATAATCATCTCATTTATATGAAAATGAACATACATCCCACTCCACCAACATACATTGCTAACCTTGTTAAACTTTTCACCTTTCACGTCACAAGTATTGAGAAAATTGTCACTTGAATGGATGGTATTGCAGTTGGTGAAGGAATCTGGGGAATGAGAAATCGGTTCAATAAAATTGGACTCCATAGAAGGGGCTATAAGAGGTTACGTAATCTTGAAAGCGCAGCCACAACTCTCCCCTATATTTTGGTCGGGTCAGCTGGAGACGAAGCGGGGGTGATGGTGGACACAGTGGGCTTCGATGGACTGGACGGTCCGTGTGTTTGTCAAAGGCGGGAAGGAAAAAAAATCAGGCAACGACTGGATGCTCGGCGGTTGGGATAGAGGGAGGCGGGGCCTGGTTTTGGAGGCACGGCGTAGGTTGCATGGGGGCGACAATGACTTCCGTTCGGCATGGGGAGGGTGCAGCGAAAGAAGAGAGGCTAGTTGGAGAGTCTCAGTGGgataatccttattttttttaaattttaaagttgattattgataaaccattattttatgatttatattgtgtttacttgagtggttttatcaaatcttcacccacttattcatatgatttgtatGTATTTACAATTTCTTCCCAAAAATtgtccatggttgaaaacttgcttcttagagacttttaattatgtatttttattctcttttacaccattcgatgccgtgatctgtgtgttaagtgtttcaggcttcataaggtaggaatggcttagagaatggagaggaagcttgcaaaaatagaaggagcacaataaactaaggagatgaccagggaacactgacgcgagcgcatggctcacgcgaacgcgcaaaatggagaaatcgcagcgacgcaaACACGTGCCTGACATAAACACATGGATtagagtctgcacgaatgacgtgaacgcgtggatgacgtgaacgcgtgacaagaaaaatcgctgactgacgcgaacgcgtggacgacgcatacgcgtgacctgcgcgatctgtagaaataacagaatacgctgggggcgattttgggccgcattttgacccagtttttggcccagaaacacagactaaacctagggaacatgctgagactcaacacgcatccacacacattcagattcaaCACATTAGGATTACTTCAATTTTAGATCGGAACTTTTAGATTggcattacattgatagtttatgcttttgcttggattttcgGATGCTAAGAGTCATTActtccgttgaagacattactttagtttgttttctta contains the following coding sequences:
- the LOC107633577 gene encoding protein FAR1-RELATED SEQUENCE 5-like; amino-acid sequence: MESNFIEPISHSPDSFTNCNTIHSSDNFLNTCDVKGEKFNKVSNAIECMDITEFGSDDTDLVDEVCCLAEDEIPIVGMQFEDLKLAQEFYATYAKKVGFVCKIRNTNLDRMTKEPINQSIHYNREGFRGSHVKAPTRKNTVAGVGCRARIYAKFDREKKDWVLLKVDLRHSHPCSTKKVLHYHENRESTMHVKCMIEVNDEAGIRPDKTFLALANEVGGPSNLGFFEKDVKNYISARLRSTNINADVKEMLDYLMRMKEMNPNFFYVVNVDDDYKFQSAVWVDVRCRASYEYYGDVVSFDTTYSTNRHGLPFAAFVGVNHHGKSTLLGCALLGTEEIPSFEWVFTQ